The nucleotide sequence CTTACTTTCATCCACAGTGAAGCGTGGCTGCATTGGTTTCGGCGGCAGAAAATCTTTGCTTAGTTCCTCCGTTGTCAGAATTTCCTTAGGCGTTTTCGACAACGATCTTATCAAACTCTCCTCTTCTGCCGACAACCTTTTTGGGGCGTACCGTTCGTAAGGACGATAGCTGTTACGGTGGTCAAACTTGTGGCTGGAACGCCCGTAACCCCTGTTGTTGCCGCTTCCACTTCCTTTGTACTTGTTACCTACGTTGCCTTTGCTGTTTCCCTTATCGTCTTTATTGTGCCGGTCCGTTGTGCTGTGGTCCCCAACGGCAACATCTGCAAACTCCTCAGAACGTACATAATCCTTTACCATTTTCACGGCCTCAACGAACGTCTTCGGCAGCTTACGCCGCATCGACTTTACTAACGACAAATAACGGGTTTGAAAGATTCCCATGATGTACGCGAAGATCTGCTGTGATTCAGGCATATCGGGGATCTTTTGGCACTCCGCCGTGAAGCGAGAAGTGAAATTCATCAGGGATTCACGCGCCCTCATCTTGATGCTGTGCGCATCCAGGTGAGTGAGTTCGGTGCGTTTAAAGTTCTGGAAACGTTGCACGAACTTAGTTTTGAGGTCGGTGGAGCTGGATATGCTCAAGGCAGGCAACTTGGCGAACCATTCTCTCGCGACGGCTTGTAGCTGCCCCGGGAACATGTGGCACGCCGTCGGACTATCCCAATGCTGCGTCTTGACGGCGTGTTCGAATTGCTGCAGAAAGTCTTCCGAATCCGTGGTGCCGTCATACATCCCTAGCGTGAGAGGGGTAGTAAGAACGGCGGGCAACAGATGGGTGGCTATCTCTCGAGTAAACTTCTCCGACGTCGCAGAAACTTCAAACGTTCTCTTAACGTTGTCTCCCATCATAGCGTACCAATTGTTCAACATGTTATCTGCCACGCCAGGTTGCTCGACCTGAGCGCTCATGGATTCCGGTGCGGCTAGAATTAAGTTCTCGATTAAGTCCTTTCGTGCCTCCTCTCTGGTTTAGCCAGAACTCTTACCAGTCTCTGACGCTGAACGTGTAGAGCTTCGTGGATAAACTTTGGACATACCAGTTGGTTTTTTGCCGCCTTTCGACATGACGACTGTAAAACAAATCCTCCTTTTGCCAAAAAACGTATCGCTTCTTCACCACCGATGGGTTTAAGCTGGCTTAAATTGGCTTCCGGGGTTCCTGTCCCCTCGACGTCACGCTTATTGGCCTTATCATCATCGTCGAATTGCAACCTAGTATGCTTGATAGAGTCGTCTGGTGTCTCGTAACCGCTTTCGTCAGCGGGCTTCAAAGGATCGTACGGTTCTTTGCCAGTGTTGGCGGTTGTTGACGGATTGGAATCGCCTGTCATCTTGTGTAAAAGTATTGATGAAACGGTCTCACGGATGGCAACAAATGATCAAGCCAAAATTGACCTGAGTGCAAAAGATTGTTGTGACTAACCTTCGGAAGGGGTTCCTCCGGTTAACGCGATGGGTTTGAAGAGTGTGTGGTGGTTGACTTTTGCCGAGCCTCCAAGGCGAACTAATCAAAGTGACCAGTAATGGTAAGTGAATGCTGATTGTTTTTAATGTGTTGTAAATGATTGattatggctagtatttataggagaAAGATGGCGGTTATTCTAGGTAACTACCATCAGTCCACTAACCCACGATTACCACTCCTGGAATCCTCTAATCATGCCCACTAACTGCTCCACGTTTTCCTGGTTTGTCGGGCGGACAAGCGACTGAGCAGACTAAGTCAACACTCAACGGTACGCTACGGGTGGCGTAGCGTGAGAACAATCATGACCTGAAGACAGCGTTGACTTAGGTGTAATGCAACCAGGAATTGAAGCTAAACGTCCAGCTAAGAAGTACGCCATGCGTCTCACGTGACGGTCATGGCGGGACGTACGTCATTACTATTCGCCTTTTTTGACCTCGGATTAGCTTCGCTAAGTAAATCTCTTGATACATCTCTATtcaaaacgtaccacaatttataAAAACTTTTGCATATCTTCTTTCACTACGACCAATCAACACTGGTTAATGCATATCTTCGTTTAATTCTACCTTAGGTTTAGCCATCAAttcttctttcattttctttctctcCTACTTCAAACGAGCCAATCTTTCTGCAAACGTTATACTATCCAAATTAATTAAACTATTACCAAACACATTAATTAAATGTGATGGTTTAACCTCCGACCCATCATTAATTTTAATTACCTCATGCATTGGCACTAAAACATTCTTTTCAAGACCTCGAGTTTTGGTACCCATTTTATGCTTAATATCACCACCTCTGTTGCCCATTTTCTTCTTAATCTCATCAATTCCAACAACTCTAACTACATCATTGCCATCGGAAGAAACTTTATCAACCCATTGAGGACATTACCATCCACCGTACCAAATATAATGGTCGACTCGTTTGCAGCTAAAACAGTATCAATAGCCGACGATGGCCGAGAAATAGATGTTTCTGAAATCAAAACTAGACTACGGAACCAAACAAATTATTGTGGCCATCATAGGAACCGACCAAGTTATTGTGACCATCAGATAGATTAGAGGGCATATTCGAAGCAGAAATAGGACATTTAACACATGGACCATTCAAGTTAACGTTAACCGTATCTAAGTGGGAAGAGTATACCGATACAACATGAGGCATATTCGATGCCTTTCTAGCCAAGCGAACACTTTCAACATCAACCATAGACCCACTAGATACCACGAAATAATATGACGAATCTCCTCTAACCTAATAGTTATGGGTTTCAAGGCTCGGATAGGCGGTGTGTTAATACTATATGTGATTATAAAGATTTGTATTGTGTGATATAAAGAGAGGTTTGCCTTTCTAAAGAAAATATGATAATTCTCTCTACGTTTCTTCTAATCCTTCATCaaagaatatattaaaaattaacataAAAAACTCCTAACTAAATAACCTTTTAATTAATAAGTTGAGGGGATGTTCTATATATACACTACAAGAAAAAAGAGGACGGGCAACGAAGGCTTTTTGCTTCGATGAGATGTCGCCTCTAATAACTCACTAAACGACAAAATTTTCAGTCTTTTGACTAGAGTCGTGGGTCCACCAAACAATTGCGGCGATGAGTTTTTACACACTGCCGCGAAATAATTTCtgattttctttttttattttctttcgCATTAAATTGGTCAAAGGTTGAAAATTCATTCCCGAGGCGTATCGCCGCAAATAGGCATCGTATTATTTTTGGCTCTAAATTTTTTCTTCCGTACTTGAACCCGCCAGATTTTACCTCCCTAAATAATTCCATCGACACTCATGGCCGCAAATGGTGCACCACAAATGGTGGATTACAGATTCTATATAGTTAGAACAACATGCATACTAATGATAAGAAAATGGAAATGGTTAGATGTCAATGTGGTAAACCTGCTCTCATCAAAACATTGTGGTCGGATCTTAATCTCGGTCGGCGATTCTATGATTGTCCTATTATCCGGTATAATTGTATTTATTTtagtttatatttatgattgattatgaaatattaatatcaTCGAGTAATTTTGTTTTTTATTTATAGTTATTTACTTGTGATTGGATTGGATGACATGATTCACCTATGTGTGATAGGGCTGTGTAGATTATATCTGAATTATAAAGGACTAAGAGTAATCTTGAAGTTGAACTCAAGATTTCAAACTACTCACTAGAAGTTTGAATTGTTTGAAATCTTTATGACATAACCTAAAGACAAAGCCTCAAAAACCAATTGCGCAAATAAACTAATAAAGTACTCCGTAATAGACATCAGATTTTAaactataaattataattatattccGGTGTTTGTGCTTCCagataaagcatgttatttcttgaAACATATTGAACCTCACATGTGCTTTTTTATTTTGTGAAGAAAAAATCATAAATTACATTACAACTTtacaaggaaaaaaaaaaaaaagataatgtAAATATATGACCACATTTATCTTAATTTCATTGTAAGAGGACCAAAAACTGGAATTAAATGATAATTTCCATCATGATCATGATACCCAAGTTGTTGATTTACAAAACACAATCTACAATTATCCTCTAAATAATTATCATCTCCTTTCCAAAAGCTCCCAAATCCAAACTCACCCTTATTACACATTTCCCCTAACACCTTCTCAACTTCCTCCATACAACCATCCACTTCTTCCCACCGTAAACTGTCATCCACCACCCTATAGGGTGACTGCCGCCTCTTCTGCCGCCCTATAAATGCCGCGGCACAACGAGTAATAGCCACCTTCTTTTGTTTATTAAACTTCCTCTTAAAATACTCTTTTGTTTTTCTATAAACTTTTCTTGGAAGTTTAAGCAACAGAAAAAAGAGAATTTGTAAGATCAAGCATTGGCAGCAACAAGATAAGACAACACAATCGGCACCGATCATGATCCAATCTTGTCGTTCCATGATTCGGGATGATGAAAAAGAGAATGAGAGAAATAGCTTTGGAAATAATCATGTCTTTACAATAGAATAATTAGTTGACTAATTATTTGTGTTTGAAGGTGTTATAAAATGGGAATGTGTGAAGCAATGAGATTGTTGAAGCTGATAAGGTAAATATAATAAAGGGTGGTAATGGGTTGTGACTTGCAAACCACTCCAGCTCATGCATGTGGAATAGTATACACCAAGAAATCAACATATAATCATCTGTGAGCTGCCTCATTCACTACTAGAAAAATGAGAACAGGGGATGCATACTTTTTGAGGCGCTCCAAAAGCGCCACTAAAGGCTCGCTAAACGACAAAATTTCAACGCTCGCTcagttttggtcaaacattgtctttTGTGGCGCTTTTTGTGGCGCAATGAGCGCCACATTTGATTTAGTGATTTTATTTTAGATTTAAATAAAGAAAGTGATCGAGAAAAACCCCGTCAACTCTTTTGCGGCGCATAAAATCGCCACTTAatgtattttctttttcttttttccttttaatattttccctccaaaaaaaaaaaaatcccgcCAAACGAAAAAAATCCCGCCAACTTTATTGTGGCGCTTCTTTACCCTTTTGTGGCGCACCAGCGCCACTAAAGgctaaaaaaaaaaacaagatttaACTAGCAATATTATTTATTAGTATTGTGGCACACATCATCACACCATATTTTgtcacttttatttatatttttattaatgatccgtcgaaaattaattattattaatattactagtcgatttctatatttttttgtttttactttaactttttcatatactaaatattaaatattcatttaattgaaaatagtAATTAACTACGGCTGTGCAAAGTAACGGTTGAATTGTGTAATGTGAAATGTAACTGTAAACGTGGCGATTAAATGATGGTGTATAATGACAACAAAAAATGATAGTATTAAAAAATAACTACGATAAgtaataaaataaatacaaaaattaatattattactccatccgttccatattaatagtccacagacaaaaaacacatagTTTATGGAAATGTCATTaaagtactgtactttctgtttacttttcagttttaccttTACCTTTTTCTTTATCCTTTAATCAaatccacatacattaagggcataatagaacttaaactttttattattttctatttatggaagtggactattaatttgggatatCCAAAAATTGAATACTGAACTATTAATATGGTACGGATGAAGTAATAAATAACGAAtgtataataatatgatattaaaaaaataataaatcttataaataATGACGATATAATaatttaatacttattattatattatagtataataaaaataatacggagtactatgtaatactataatatatatgtatatgtatatataataaaaataataaataaatacataattaTGAATAAGTGGTGCTGGTTGTGGTGCAAAACATGCCACATTTTTATTTTCATGAAAATTTATATTTCCCTCCACCTAATTAATTGTTACTGCCAATTAGATGACCCCACCCATGTGACTAAAGCCTAACCTATTTTTCATGATAACCACACAACTTTTCACAAATATAACTCAAAAACACCTACTTTCTCTCAAGTTTTTGCAGTTTGAGTAAAACTTCGCGATTTTCTCGACTCTCTACCTCGAATCTCTTCATTAATCTTAAATAAGGTATCATTTACCTTCCTTTTCTcataaagtttatatttttatgaaattacaagataaatccGAAAATTCTTGAATTTAATCGGCTTTTTCGTTTGCTTTATGTTAATATTGATACAAGCAATTGTTATACATGTTAGAATATGTTTAAATTTTGTGTTTTTGTTGGGGTTTTTGCTAAATCTGAAAATTATTTAAATTAAGTAAGATTTTGTTGGGGTTTTTACTTAATTTCGTTTGCTTTAAGTTAAGTAAGATTTTTGGTTACATTTAGGTTAATAATGATATAACTTGTTATACATGTTAGGATATGTTTATTCTTAGAATTGAGATACATAGTTAACTGATGTAAAGACTTTTGAAACTAAAATGTACTAATTAATGGGAACACATATGCTGTTCTAAAAAAAAATGGGAACACATAGTTAACTAGTAATTGctaggggtgttcataatatccgtatccgaatccgcaatccgaattatccgaaaatccgatccgaaattatccgaaaaatcggatatccggattttcgaatatccgaaaatcggatatccgatttttcggattcgggtttcggatagaacttttcaaaattttcggatattcggatatccgaatatccgaaaatatatattaataataaataatatttataaaagtaaaaGAAATGGGTATGTGAGCTGTGAGTGGTACAGTACAAGAACTCAAAAAGTAAAAAGAAAAGCAAAAAAGCCTAGATCTAAACATATCACTAATTCATTCTCTTTTAACCCTCACTGCCGTCATCTTCAGTTTACATCATATTTTCATCTCAGTATCTCAACATCTTATCTTTAGTCTTCTATCACATCTTCATCTCTTTTAGACCTCAAAGCTATATGTTAATTTTGCACTTAGCAAAAATGAATGTGAGTTGTACGAAGTAAAAGGTAATTACTATTTGGTTGAAGATGTTTCAATATATTGAATTGTGTGTTTTGTCCACTGATAAAATCTCACTAGTTCATATTGTTctcttttaattataattctacatCATCCTATGTTTAGCAATGAGCAGTGAACACAAAACTTCATTGTTGGTGACTTGGTGATGCTAAATTATTCAACTTTTTTGCTCTTTAAAGCAATACTTCTACTCACAAAGTTCATAATTAACAAACGTCTTGATTTTCTGCATCAAGTTGTTTATAAACTttatttatgaatggatatatagTATGAAATATGAACTTATAATATAAagatcggatattcggatatcggatgaccaAATCcactatccgaaatttcggatatccgaaattcggatatccgaaatttcggatatccggttttgaacaccTCTAGTAATTGCTGGTAATTGAAGAAGTAGATGATACAGTTAAGAAAGTTAGTACAGAACTAGAACTTTTCATGATAAATGTCATTGTTGTTATGTATCATGTATGTGTATATTTTGTATGATGCTAGTTTAGATATATGTTAATTCTCCCCCGTTTTATACCGTAGGTCACCTGTCCGAAATTAATTTAATAGAAATTAATTTCGGATTGTCCCCAGTTTTGGGACTGCTTTTTGAATGTTTTGTCTCATTTAGGATATGAGTGCGTATATTTGATTTACTATTTAAGAAATATTCGGTAATCATTTCCCCTTTGCTCCTACAAATATGTGTTTACTGCACATATTTGGGGGGCTTAGGGTAAATGTTGCCGAATTTTTCTTAAATAGTAAATCATATAAACGCATTCATATATGAGACCTACATTCAAAAGGTGGGTTAGGAGAGCCACCCTACTACAAAAAACTTACATTCTTTAGTATAGAATTTATTGCGTTAATATTTTATTTGTATTTGTGCATTCAATATGATTTTTTTTATTCGTGACAACAATATATGTACATTGAAGTGATTGTTAGTTGTAAATTTCGTAAGCGCAGTAAAATGTCGATCGATAAGAGTTGGACCACTTTAACAAATCGTTTTTCAAAAGAATTTTGGTCCGGTCTAAAAGAATTCATCAAGAGTTGTAAGGAATACCTAAATAAAGATGGCAAATGTCGTTGTCCATGTGAGAATTGTGATAACTTTGTATTTCATTCGCTCGAAATGGTTGAAACACACATACATAGTTATGGTTTTAGCCGACGTTATAAGACATGGAAGTGGCACGGTGAACAAGTCGTTAATCCACCGCCAATAGAACGTGTCATACCTTCCACAACAGACCAATTACATGATCTTCTTACCGATGTTCGTCAGGAGAGTCACTCGATGGATACTGATGAGATCACGAATGCACCGAGTGATACAGATGCACTGAGTGATACAGATGAGCTTGATGAATTATCTATACTTGAGCAAACCGAGCTATATCCTGGTTGTGATTCGATGTCTTCGTTTAATTTTTTGGCGAAGTTGATGCACGTGAAGGTTGCTAATAAATGGAGTAATACATCGTTTGACCAATTGCTTGCATTGCTTAAGTCCGCATTTCCGCATGCTAAAATCCCGTCATCACACTATGAAAGTAAGAAGACAATGAGAAAGATTGGGTTAGGATACGAATCTATTCATGTTTGTAAGAACGACTGTTGCCTATTCTGGAAAGAGAACGAAAATAAGGACAGATGTCCGGTATGTAATGAGAGTAGATGGAAAGATAAAAACACTAATGGAAGGAAAGTTGCTCACAAAGTCTTGCGTTACTTTCCGTTGACTCCAAGACTTAAACGCCTTTATAGCTCAAGACACACTGCAAAAGATATGACTTGGCATGCTACTGGAAAGTGTACGCAAAATGGTAAGATGCGTCACCCGGTGGATGGTACAACATGGAAAGATTTTGATACAAGGTATCCAGATTTTGCACGTGAACCTAGAAACATTAGATTAGGGCTGTCTGCAGATGGTTTCAATCCATTCGGCAACACAAATTCTTCTTACAGCATGTGGCCGGTCATATTGACAACATACAATTTGCCACCCTGGTTATGTATGAAAGAGTCAACCTTCATGCTGACATTGTTAATACCAGGCCCTAAATCTCCCGGGAAAGACATTGATATTTTTCTAAGGCCATTAATTGATGAATTGAAGGTTCTATGGTCTGACGGAGTCACAACCAAAGACCATGCCACAAACAGTTACTTCAATATGCGTGCCATTCTTTTATTTACAATAAATGATTTCCCTGCTCGTAGTAGTTTGTCCGGTTGGAGTGGTCAAGGATACATGGCATGCCCTACATGTAATGTCGACACTCCATCTAAACGTGCTTTGACTAAAATCATTTATATTGGTCATAGAATGTACCTATCCATTAAAAATAAATTGAGGTTTTCCAAGTCGTTCGATGGAAAAAACGAGACTAGGCGTCCTCCTCGAAGAAGAACAAATGATGAGATCTTAAAACAACTTGAAAATGCACCTGATCCTGATCCGGGGAAATATGGGGGTAAGAAGAGAAAACGCGATTCAACGGTTGAGGGTAACTGGAGTAAAAAATCGATTTTCTACGAGCTTGAGTATTGGTCTTCTGTTGAATTAAAACATAATCTAGATGTTATGCATATCGAAAAAAATGTGTGTGAGAGTTTGTTGAATACTTTGCTAATGAACAAGGAAAAATCCAAAGACACGTTGACAGCAAGGAAGGTGTTAGAAGAGTGGGGTATTCGCAAAGAATTGTGGCTAAAACCACTGGGTAATGGTAAGTCGGTAAAACCTCATCCTAAGTACTCTTTCTCATCTGCCGACCGGAATGAATTTTGTAAATTCATTAGACAAGTTAAATTACCTGATGGGTTTGGCTCAAACTTTAAAAGGAATTTTTGGGTTAAAAAAGGAGGATCTGAAAACCCAGTCCTTCTTAGAAATCAACCACCCGAGGGTTGTCAAATGATCGCCACTGATTGGCCAAAGTTCGTGGAAATGATGATGGATGAACGTTATCAGAATTTATCAAAAATTAACAAAACATGCCGCGAAAATCAGGCTCCAACTCGACAGGGCAGAAAGTCATTTGCCCAAAACCGCTATGATAATGTAAGTGTCTATATCTCTAAATGGGTAAatgtatatttatttttttaaatatcatATAGGTACATATACataatgttatgtatatatatgtagataaTATATAcagattgttatatatatatatataaaactgtacAGGATAAGTTACTGTTGCTGTATACAGGATCagttgttgttatatatatatgaatatgaataatttGATCGACTCGTTTATAGAAAAATTGTGTTCGATAAgtatgtgtatgtgtgtatatatattcctGTATGGTAAGTATAACTTCATTTCACTTATATACAGCGGGACAAGACAACCGGGGAGTTAGAGAGCCCCATTGATCAATATAAACGGCTTAACTCCTATGAAATTACTAAAGAATTTCGTGAGCAGCTGCATGCCGATAATCATGTAAGTAATTGTGCTACTTAAACTATACATAAAAGTTtagtatgtatatgtacatatatatacataacattatgtatatcagtatatgtatgtacatatatatacataacagtaagcatatatatatgcacatatatatgcataacagtatgtatgtatatgtaaatatatatacataacattttATGTATACATATGTAAACTAGAAATAGGTGCCACGCGCTCCACTGCTATTTTAGCGATGTCGTTAAACAGTTGGTTATTTGTCTTCTGATGCAAACCTTGTTTTGATAGTAGCTAGGTTTACTTACATTTATGTTTTTGCAAAATATGCAACTGTAGCTGGATTATGATTGCTAGTACAAAGTATTTTGTTATACATTTTGGGTACACATTACGGCTAgagaaaataatattgataatagaccTGCATTTACTTAAACATTAATGAATATCATTAGTAAAATCTTATAAATAGTATTTTGGTTCAGATAAAACTATGAAATTTGGTTTCTTTTTGTCTAACAAAAATCGAAAATAATTATTTGTAACAACTACATCAAGTAGAATGAAACGGCCTATATATGTCCATTACCTTTACACAATCAGACCCAAATTCTCTAAATAGCCCACTTATTCACTTTATTCTATGTGTTGCTTCCTTCTTTCGTGAATTGATATAAACAATAAACATCGGCTAATTTTTTGTAACCATGCAGGCCCGTATGGTAGAGTTGAGGAACAATCAGCGGAACGTGGAAAACCCCCTTACTGAAACTGAAATTTTAGAAGTGGTATTGCGTCCACGACATGGTTGGCTGCGTGGCATTGGCCCAAAAATTTCCACTCCGAATACGTCCATGGCATCCTCCTCTACTCAGACTAGCCAATCGAATGGACCGATGTACACTCAATTGCAAGTTGATAAAATGTTAGCTCGTTCAGAAGCTAAAATGCAAAAGAGGATATTTAAATCAACTGCACCACTATACAAACTATTGGGAAAAAAACCAATTGTGATAGAAGATAGTGAGGAGGAAGATGACGACGAGGAGGAAGATATTGGCAACGAGGAGGAAGATATTGGCTACGAGGAGGAAGATGAAAACTGAAAATTGGAAATGTTTGTGGCGATTGTCATCTTTTGAACAATTAGTGTTAACTCTTTAAGTCATCTTTTGAACAATTAGTGTTAATTCTTTAAACTTAATTTGTATGTTAGCGTTTGACATCTATTTAACGCTTTAAACTTTTTGTTGATGTTATATTATGTTGATATTGCGATTATTTAAAATGTTAAACAGGTTTTGATTTTGAGGGATGTAAGCCCGGAATTCTGGGCTGGCAGTCGCAAATACAGCAAATTGCTGCCAATTTTTTTTAACTCTTTAGCGGCGCTATGTGCGCCACAAACTAGCGCCACAAAAGGGTCagcttaattattatttatataaatatttaaataaaataaaaatcaaaaGTGGCGCTTTTTTGCGCCACTAAAAGTTCGTCACATAATAATttctttataattaataattatttatataaattcaaTTGTGGCGCTTGTTACGTCACAAATTTGCGCCGCTAAATACtaatttaatttcttttatctttTAATAAAAAAGTTGTGGGTCCCACTAAAAGCGCCACTAAAAAGCGCCACAAAATATCTAAAGCGGCGAGGTTTAAGTAGCGTTCGCAAAAGCGCCACAAAAGCGCCACAATAGATCTACAGCAGCGCTTTCATACCCAAAAGTGGCGCTATTTGAGCGCCGCTAAAGGTGATATTTCCTGTAGTGATTCATGGCTTGCTTTCTTAATTGGTTACATTCTCGGATTactttttaaaacattttttttggtCGTGTCTAAGAAAGTTCATAAACGTATGTTAGGTTTTGGTTTGGCATtatttcacttttgaaaaacattaTTAACGAATGAGATTAACTTCGCAAGTTGCTACAGAAAGTACTTGCGATATGTTTATAATgatataatataaggtaataaaaAACATGATCTTTAACATTACTATACAATTTTTATGTATTATGGAGTATCTCATGGACCATACTTATAAATCAAACTCGAAATTTTCatctatttatttttttaaattgtcACATTCACTGTTAATTAATTTTTTTCATTAATATCatacattttattatatttatattcattttaatattaaaatatataattaaatacatatttaatttGACATATAACATTTAGTAAAAAATTAAAGTATTATATTGAAAATAAATTAATTTATATACTCCTTAATATATCTAAAACTTTTATACTCATAATGTGATTCAAAATTGTATTTAATAAAAGGTAAAATAgtcaaaagaagaaaaaaaaaaaaaaaaaaatagcggttgATGATGTCATAATGAAGTCATCATGACATCAACGAATTTACTATTCATCGTATGTTGACTAa is from Rutidosis leptorrhynchoides isolate AG116_Rl617_1_P2 chromosome 10, CSIRO_AGI_Rlap_v1, whole genome shotgun sequence and encodes:
- the LOC139870402 gene encoding uncharacterized protein, with the translated sequence MERQDWIMIGADCVVLSCCCQCLILQILFFLLLKLPRKVYRKTKEYFKRKFNKQKKVAITRCAAAFIGRQKRRQSPYRVVDDSLRWEEVDGCMEEVEKVLGEMCNKGEFGFGSFWKGDDNYLEDNCRLCFVNQQLGYHDHDGNYHLIPVFGPLTMKLR